The genomic segment TTGCAGGACAAGGCCAGGTAGAAGGTGGTCCACGTAGTTTATACGGTGGTACTAATGCACAAGACAATTCAGGTATCTTAACTTTTGTACGTCTTGAATTTGGCGGCATAGCTTTTTCACCCAATAATGAGGTGAACGGACTTACACTATGTGGTGTGGGAGAAGCTACTACAATTCACCATATACAAGTATCATACTGTGGTGATGATAGCTATGAGTGGTTTGGCGGAAATGTAAATGCCAAATACTTGGTATCATATCGCTGCTGGGACGATGATTTTGACAATGATGTTGCCTACAAAGGCAAAAACCAATTTTTAGTATCCATGCGTGACCCTTATGCTGCTGACCAATCGGGAAGTAAATGTTTTGAGAGTGATAGTTATCTAAGTGGAACCAAAACAGGTTTAAGTGGCGACACTAGTGGGCTTAATCGTTCCATATATGCAAATGTAACTGCTGTAGGACCGCTAGTTAGCCCAACGTCTACCGCTTATGATCCTCAATTTATAGCTGCCGCCCATATAAGAAGAGGCAGCAGTATGAGCATCCTGAATAGTTTGCTTATAGGATATCCTGCTGGAATATTAATTGATGAATCATCATCTTCCTTTGGCTCAACTGTAGCCAATCTGCAAGACTCATTATTAGAAATTGCAGGAGTAGTAATTGCAGGAATTCCATCAGGAGGAAGCCCTGCACAAAAAGAAGTAATGTATGTGGTAAATGGTGCCCGTAACTTAACACCTACCAATACAAGTGCTGATACTGTTACTGGCAACCCATTTGCACCTTATGATGGCCCATTCTCGTGGTTCAACAACAAAAGTCATCGCAATAAAATATATGCAAATGCTCAAAATGGTTTAAAACTTCAAAGCCCATTCAACTTGGTGAATCCCAATTTTGTACCCACAAGTAGTTCGGCTATATGCTACAACAGCAAAGGGCTGCCTTCCTATATGACCGATAAGTCGCATTTTGCTACTACTGACCCTTTCAGTAATGGAAAAACCTATCCCTTCAATGCTACTAAACCAATCAATACCGATACCTCTAATTGGTTTGCTAATTATAATGCCCCCGATTTAGTTCCATCTACTAGCCCTAAATTATCAGATCCATTCTTTGATAAAGTAAACTATTTAGGTGCGTTTTCTGGCACGCAAACCACTAGCGACGACTGGACTAAAGGCTGGTGCAACTTTGACCCTGTAAATACTGATTATTCTGGTGTATGCAATAAATTAAGTATCACAAAAGTAAACAATACTTTTACTGCACATGTATTCCCCAATCCTGCTCACGACTATACTACTATCTCAATATCACTTACCATCAGTGCTGATGTTATGAGTAATCTATATGATGTAACAGGCAAATTGGTTTATAGTACTGGCAAACAAAATATGGGTGCTGGTCAAAATTATATCATTGTAAATACTGCTCAGCTTCCCGAAGGTATCTATTATAATAATATTACCAGTGGAAACACCACTATTACCAATAAAATTGTAGTAGTTAAATAAAATTAATTGTCTTTTGAATAAAAAAGTCCCTCATAAACGAGGGACTTTTTTGTTATATATAACACTATCATATCAATCATGAAATATAATTATTAGATTAAGCATAAATGTAATCAAGACAAAATAGCCCACCGATACCGTTGTTGTGTGTCCACACATTCCGATAGCTGTCGGGATTATTTTGATTAAATAATTATTCCACAATAACCTTAACCTTTTCGTTTCCTATGGAAAGTATATATAATCCCTTAGGTAAAAAACAAACTGATAAACTATATAATGCTTCTCCGTTAGTAAAAGTATCCGCCGCGGCGGATACTTTCTTACCTAACATATCATATATAACGACATTAGTTTTTGAAGGAGGTAAGCCGTTTATATATATAATCTTTAGCCCGTAAATGCAATACCCATAAAACATATAATTAAGGTTAGCTTTTTCATGGTCACTGTTCTTTAGTTTAATTCATCATTCCTCCCTCCAATTAGAGAGAGGTCAAATGGATATCTGTCTTTATTGCACAATCAATTTCACGGTCTTGCTTCCAACAGGTGTTTGCAATCGTAGCCAGTACATTCCTTTTGCAAGTTCAAAGGTATAACCAATTTTATAATTTCCTGCTTCTTGTTCACTGATATTTGCAATATCAGCCACTTTCATTCCGAGGGAATTTTGCAGACTTAAGTTCACACCTTTATATAATCACAACTCATTAATAAAAAAGAGGTGTGAACTCTCCGACCTTTCTCTCAAAAAGCAGGTAGTGGAATACCCATACATGGAAGAATTGAAGAAAAGAACACACCCCTGAGCGGGGTGCATTCAGTTCAACAAGACAGCCTGCATTGTAAATTTCCAGTTTAGCTTTTTGACCGTTTTGTTTTAAAGAACGCTTAATATTTTTTGATACTAATATTTTATTTCGTGGCAAAACAAAAGGATAAGAAACAAGTAAAATGTGAAAATTAGGGATTTCCCTAGTATGATACCTAAGGAAAACCCCACATCTATCTCACTTACCTGCCGCAATATCGTAGAATTAAATAATGACAGTGGTCTAATGACCTAAATGAAGTTGAGAAAAAACCTCACGGCATCTGTTCGTAATGATCTCGACTGCAAGTGAGACAACCACTGGCTTTAGGCTTCTATTATGTTCGGAGTATGTATATACTTTAAAAATTTATTTGTGCCTGTAATCTCAAAAGGTTTCCTTTTTGAAAATTAGATTGCTTACCATAATCTTCAAATCTTCTTTCTGATATTGTGTAAATAGCAACCAACTCAAATTGCTTAACAGGCTGCCATTCTATGCCAAATTCTAGGTCATTCACTTTATAACTTCTTGCATCTTTTTCATGTTTTTTTCCTCCATCATAATATTGGTATTTAACGAACGGCATAATTACTTGATTTTTTAAAACTATATTGTACATCATTTGCACATAACCACCTTTTAAATCTCTCACTTCTATTGAGTCTGTAACCTTGTTAAACTCTGGACCTTTACCAACATTATATTCGGCTTGTATTCCAAATGGTTTTGGGTACACTATAAAAGATGCTGCAACCCGTTGGTCTAAGTAATTCAAATCTTTACTATATTTAACTCCAGTGCTCAGATTTGATTTGGTTAGCACAAACTTGCCTTTGTAAGCTTGAATTCCTGTTTCAATAATCTGATTTTTGATTTTAAAAGGATAGGTAACTCTACCCACTATATGTGGTTCATTATTTAGTTCGGGATTGTTAGCTGTTTGTCCATTGTATGCTCCCAAACCTATGATACCATAATCTCCAGACCCCTTTAATCCTGAGCGAACTAGTTCGCTAAATAATGCTCTTTTTTCTTTAGTTGCCCAGTAGAAAAACACCCCTAAATCTCGTTCATTAGATACGGCACTATTTAAAGCGTCATTACGGTCAAGTGCCAAACGATTTTGACTCGATTGCATATTTTCAAATCCAAAAGGTACTTTACTTTGTCCTATTCTAAAACGAAATTCATTATCTTTATCCAATCCTATATCAAAGTATGCATCTCTAAGTTGTGCAAAATGCAATTTATCACTTGTTGGGCTACTGGCAATATCAGGTTGAATATAAAAGTAAACCTGTTTGCTAATTTGTCCATAAAATATTATTCGCATTCGTCTTATAAAAAAACCTCCATCTTTACCCCAAGATTTGTCACATTGTTCGCATCCCAAATTCTCGTTGGTTTCAAGCAATCTATTATATCGTACTTGTGTGTAGCCTCGAATTGAGAAGCTCTCGTACCATTTTTTTTCAACGTGCTTTTCTTTTTTAATACTGGTTGAATCAGCTTGTGCACTTACTTTTATTGAAGTGATACAAATTGTTAAAACTAAAATAAAGGGTATTAGATTTTTCATTGTTAAATATTTATTACTATTAATTAAATGTTAATGTAACCGCAAAAGTATATTAATCAATCATGAATAATAAAACCAAAACATTACTGTAATGTTAAATTTATGTTAAGTAGGATAAAGACCACCCATAACATAATACCGAAACTCAATATATAGTAGTCCCAAAAAAAAGGGGTAATCCCGAATGCTTTCGGGATGTAGTTCGTCATTACCATTCTACAAACTAATCCGCCACAGGCGGAGAACCATTAATGCTTAAGAAATGTTATAACATTATAATATAATCGTTAATACTTTAATATTACTTGTATATATAATAATACCGAAACTAAACATATAATCGTGCAAAGTAGGAGGAAAAGCCCCCGCAAGTTTGCGGGGCTTTGGGGATGTAATTCGGAATTTTCATTCTAAAAACTAATCAGCCTCAGGCAGAGAACTATTTTAGTTTAAAAATTTGTATAAAACATTTTATCAAAACATGTTGTCAAATAAAATCAGCATTGATTCCTTCATAGAATTTGAATAATTGTACTACCATAATTGAGATTTTCTAAATACGCCTATTTCGCATTTCAATAATATTCTCGTGAAAAAGATACCCCGATAACGAGGGTGCCGCCCTGCTAATTTTCAAAATAATTTCACCCTTTCAGGGTTGCAGGTTTACTCTATTTTGTTCAGCTATAATACTATCATCCTTTCCGTGGTTGCAATATAAAAATACGATGATTATTATTATATAGCAATGTCATCTTTCCGTGATTGCAAAATAAAAAACGCTGACTATTGTTCTATAATAATGTCATCACTGTGAGATTGCTTGTGGAATTTTGGGTAACTTATCGCACCAAACTAATTAGGTATTCTGAGCCACGAAATACATAAAATGCGTATCATATTATATTAGTTGTGAAGCGTGATTCTTCGTATCCACTTTGTCAATTATTTGTTCTATAATACCTTTTTCGCTTATAACAAAAGTTGTTCGGTTGATGCCCATATACTTTCTGCCCCACATTGTTTTTTCTCCCCACACTCCATAATCTAGGGCAATGATATGCTCAGTGTCGGCTAGAAGCGAAAAAGGTAAATCATATTTCGCAATGAACTTGCTATGTTTCTTTTCGGTATCGGGGCTTATACCTAGTATTTCGTAAGCTAGGTTTTGGAAACGGGCATAATT from the Bacteroidota bacterium genome contains:
- a CDS encoding porin, whose product is MKNLIPFILVLTICITSIKVSAQADSTSIKKEKHVEKKWYESFSIRGYTQVRYNRLLETNENLGCEQCDKSWGKDGGFFIRRMRIIFYGQISKQVYFYIQPDIASSPTSDKLHFAQLRDAYFDIGLDKDNEFRFRIGQSKVPFGFENMQSSQNRLALDRNDALNSAVSNERDLGVFFYWATKEKRALFSELVRSGLKGSGDYGIIGLGAYNGQTANNPELNNEPHIVGRVTYPFKIKNQIIETGIQAYKGKFVLTKSNLSTGVKYSKDLNYLDQRVAASFIVYPKPFGIQAEYNVGKGPEFNKVTDSIEVRDLKGGYVQMMYNIVLKNQVIMPFVKYQYYDGGKKHEKDARSYKVNDLEFGIEWQPVKQFELVAIYTISERRFEDYGKQSNFQKGNLLRLQAQINF
- a CDS encoding T9SS type A sorting domain-containing protein is translated as MFYGYCIYGLKIIYINGLPPSKTNVVIYDMLGKKVSAAADTFTNGEALYSLSVCFLPKGLYILSIGNEKVKVIVE
- a CDS encoding T9SS type A sorting domain-containing protein, yielding MKKRKLLTLATILCMGLSALVTNAQITVVTIQDSISTDTKWACDKQYLLKGYIYVTAGATLTIDPGTIIKGDKNSKGTLIIERGAKIMAAGTLANPIVFTSNQAAGNRSYGDWGGLVICGSAPTNWIAGQGQVEGGPRSLYGGTNAQDNSGILTFVRLEFGGIAFSPNNEVNGLTLCGVGEATTIHHIQVSYCGDDSYEWFGGNVNAKYLVSYRCWDDDFDNDVAYKGKNQFLVSMRDPYAADQSGSKCFESDSYLSGTKTGLSGDTSGLNRSIYANVTAVGPLVSPTSTAYDPQFIAAAHIRRGSSMSILNSLLIGYPAGILIDESSSSFGSTVANLQDSLLEIAGVVIAGIPSGGSPAQKEVMYVVNGARNLTPTNTSADTVTGNPFAPYDGPFSWFNNKSHRNKIYANAQNGLKLQSPFNLVNPNFVPTSSSAICYNSKGLPSYMTDKSHFATTDPFSNGKTYPFNATKPINTDTSNWFANYNAPDLVPSTSPKLSDPFFDKVNYLGAFSGTQTTSDDWTKGWCNFDPVNTDYSGVCNKLSITKVNNTFTAHVFPNPAHDYTTISISLTISADVMSNLYDVTGKLVYSTGKQNMGAGQNYIIVNTAQLPEGIYYNNITSGNTTITNKIVVVK
- the bcp gene encoding thioredoxin-dependent thiol peroxidase, giving the protein MALTIGEKAPIFKSTNEKGETISLVDYKGKKLVLYFYPKDDTPGCTAEACDLRDNYARFQNLAYEILGISPDTEKKHSKFIAKYDLPFSLLADTEHIIALDYGVWGEKTMWGRKYMGINRTTFVISEKGIIEQIIDKVDTKNHASQLI